A section of the Humulus lupulus chromosome 2, drHumLupu1.1, whole genome shotgun sequence genome encodes:
- the LOC133814679 gene encoding uncharacterized mitochondrial protein AtMg00860-like: MEYLDQFFIVFIDDILVYSKTREEHNEHLHFTLQRLREHQLYVKDKKCEILLSEVAFLGHIVTNRGIKIDPAKVATVKELPISKNASEVKCFLGLVGYYMRFVEGFSKIATPLMELKKKNLKKSLDQTSVSKALHLLACDVWT; encoded by the coding sequence ATGGAGTATCTAGATCAGTTTTTTATcgtgttcatagatgatatactggtgtattCTAAGACTAGGGAGGAACATAATGAGCACCTACATTTTACTTTGCAACGATTGAGAGAACATCAGTTGTATGTGAAGGACAAGAAGTGTGAGATTTTGTTGTCTGAGGTTGCATTTTTGGGACACATTGTCACTAATAGGGGAATCAAGATTGATCCTGCTAAGGTCGCCACAGTGAAGGAATTGCCAATATCGAAGAATGCCTCTGAGGTCAAATGTTTTCTAGGTTTAGTAGGTTATTACATgagatttgtggaagggttctcgaagatagctacaccattgatgGAACTCAAGAAAAAGAATCTAAAAAAATCACTTGATCAGACAAGTGTGAGCAAAGCTTTACATCTGTTGGCATGTGATGTTTGGACATAG